One Desulfurella sp. genomic region harbors:
- a CDS encoding sulfide/dihydroorotate dehydrogenase-like FAD/NAD-binding protein, protein MYKILKKQKWSDTIYSNWIEAPFVAKAAQPGQFIILITNQKGERIPLTIADSNATEGWVQIVYQVVGASTLELSLMNEGDSLYAFVGPLGIPSEVENFGGKVLIIGGGIGIAPIHPIAKKLKELGNYVVSIIGALTKDLIIMEDKMKEASNELHIATDDGTYGQKGFVTNIMDDILKKESEAIKDIWAIGPPIMMKMCTRVANEHNKQIWVSLNSIMVDGTGMCGACRVSVGGKTKFACVDGPEFRGSLVNFDEMILRQKQYCDQEREALMLLEEKIRRQASNG, encoded by the coding sequence ATGTACAAAATTTTAAAAAAGCAAAAATGGAGCGATACAATCTATTCCAACTGGATAGAAGCTCCATTTGTTGCAAAAGCAGCCCAGCCTGGTCAGTTTATAATACTGATTACAAATCAAAAAGGCGAAAGAATCCCTTTAACAATTGCAGATTCAAACGCCACAGAAGGCTGGGTTCAAATTGTTTATCAGGTTGTTGGAGCAAGCACATTAGAGCTTTCTTTAATGAACGAAGGTGATAGTTTATATGCTTTCGTTGGTCCTTTGGGTATACCATCTGAGGTAGAAAATTTTGGTGGTAAAGTATTAATTATTGGTGGCGGGATAGGTATAGCACCAATACACCCAATTGCAAAAAAACTAAAAGAACTTGGTAATTACGTGGTATCTATTATAGGAGCACTCACAAAGGATCTGATCATAATGGAAGATAAGATGAAAGAAGCATCAAATGAACTTCATATTGCTACAGATGATGGCACATACGGCCAAAAAGGCTTTGTAACAAACATTATGGACGATATATTAAAAAAAGAATCTGAAGCCATAAAAGATATATGGGCAATTGGACCACCAATAATGATGAAAATGTGCACGCGTGTCGCAAATGAACATAATAAGCAAATATGGGTTTCACTAAACTCCATTATGGTAGATGGCACTGGCATGTGTGGTGCATGCAGGGTAAGCGTAGGCGGAAAAACAAAATTTGCTTGCGTGGATGGTCCTGAATTTAGAGGTAGTTTGGTTAACTTTGATGAAATGATTTTAAGACAAAAGCAGTACTGCGACCAAGAAAGGGAGGCTTTAATGTTATTAGAAGAAAAAATAAGGAGGCAAGCTTCAAATGGCTGA